The following are encoded together in the Streptomyces tsukubensis genome:
- a CDS encoding type I polyketide synthase, with protein sequence MFGEDEQARLPFSWSGVTLHSTGAPVLRARLSPAGENSVRLSIADSEGRPVLHVERLAMRKLSPDQLVPAEDSVVKRSLFQVSWSALQVTPGAGSSWSYSVIGEGDAPEALWEGATGEHGAATHALLLSKALGAAPYVVTDTTMEPDEALSVAAGTLEHLRGWAASAADRAEEQTLVVVTRYAVSFGDDPEINAPGATVWGLVRSAQSEYPGRVVLVDIDGDEASWAALPDVVLSGESQVAVRHGLAHIPRLTPTTPQPDDTPAPTPDWTNGTILITGATGALGTLITQHLVHTHGARHLHLISRNKPTPQLQNLHNQLTQHGAHITHTPCDLTDPQQLTQTLNTIPHQHPLTTVIHCAGTTNDATLTNQTPHHLTHTFTPKATAAWHLHHHTQQHNPHFILFSSAAATLGSPGQANYAAANAYLDALAHHRHTHNQPTTSLAWGLWNVQDGMAGALSEADLLRMARTGITPIDHVDGLALFDAAVASGSPHLVPLQVNRAALRRRASDPERVPSVLHQLMGSRPVSRLSPYANGSTTGHAANGGASTLADALRELPAAQAQERLTQLVRDQAAAILGHESGDSIVMERPFTDLGFDSLMAVEFRGALGSATGLRLPATVVFDHPTPAALLGYLQAELLPEGGAVDPDAIFVELDRLESSITQMGAEDSRREQVRARLNALLGAWGGTGLVTTGERGGAADHGADLESASLEEVFGIIDDEFDLS encoded by the coding sequence ATGTTCGGCGAGGACGAGCAGGCCCGGCTGCCGTTCTCGTGGTCGGGGGTCACGCTTCACTCCACCGGCGCTCCTGTCCTGCGGGCACGGTTGAGCCCGGCGGGAGAGAACAGTGTCCGTCTGTCCATCGCGGACAGCGAGGGGCGTCCGGTCCTGCACGTGGAGCGTCTGGCGATGCGCAAGCTCTCACCGGACCAATTGGTGCCGGCGGAAGACAGCGTCGTGAAACGGTCCTTGTTCCAGGTCTCCTGGTCAGCGCTACAGGTCACCCCGGGAGCCGGTTCCTCCTGGTCATACTCCGTAATCGGCGAGGGCGACGCTCCGGAGGCGCTGTGGGAGGGCGCGACAGGGGAGCACGGTGCGGCAACGCACGCGCTGCTTCTGTCAAAGGCTCTCGGCGCCGCACCGTACGTGGTGACGGACACGACGATGGAGCCCGACGAGGCGCTCTCGGTAGCCGCTGGAACGCTTGAGCACTTGCGGGGTTGGGCTGCTTCTGCTGCGGATCGTGCCGAGGAACAGACTCTGGTGGTGGTGACCCGGTATGCCGTCTCCTTCGGTGACGATCCGGAGATCAACGCGCCGGGAGCGACCGTATGGGGCCTGGTCCGCTCGGCCCAGTCGGAGTATCCGGGGCGCGTGGTACTGGTCGACATCGACGGTGACGAGGCGTCGTGGGCAGCGCTGCCGGACGTCGTGCTCTCCGGGGAGTCGCAGGTGGCGGTCCGTCACGGTCTCGCCCACATCCCCCGCCTCACCCCCACCACACCCCAACCCGACGACACCCCCGCACCCACCCCTGACTGGACCAACGGCACCATCCTCATCACCGGCGCCACCGGAGCCCTCGGCACCCTCATCACCCAACACCTCGTACACACCCACGGCGCCCGCCACCTCCACCTCATCAGCCGCAACAAACCCACCCCCCAACTCCAAAACCTCCACAACCAACTCACCCAACACGGCGCCCACATCACCCACACCCCCTGCGACCTCACCGACCCCCAACAACTCACCCAAACCCTCAACACCATCCCCCACCAACACCCCCTCACCACCGTCATCCACTGCGCCGGCACCACCAACGACGCCACCCTCACCAACCAAACCCCCCACCACCTCACCCACACCTTCACCCCCAAAGCCACCGCAGCCTGGCACCTCCACCACCACACCCAACAACACAACCCCCACTTCATCCTCTTCTCCTCCGCCGCAGCCACCCTCGGCTCCCCCGGCCAAGCCAACTACGCAGCCGCCAACGCCTACCTCGACGCCCTCGCCCACCACCGCCACACCCACAACCAACCCACCACCAGCCTCGCCTGGGGCCTCTGGAACGTCCAGGACGGCATGGCGGGTGCGCTCAGTGAGGCCGATCTACTGCGGATGGCCCGTACGGGTATCACCCCCATCGACCACGTGGACGGCCTCGCGCTCTTCGACGCCGCTGTGGCCTCGGGCAGCCCACATCTCGTCCCTCTCCAGGTGAACAGGGCGGCCTTGCGCCGACGGGCGTCGGACCCTGAGCGGGTGCCCTCCGTACTGCATCAGCTGATGGGCTCACGTCCGGTGTCGCGGCTCTCGCCGTACGCGAACGGCAGCACGACGGGGCACGCCGCGAACGGCGGGGCCAGCACTCTCGCCGACGCCCTGCGGGAACTCCCCGCCGCCCAAGCACAGGAACGGCTGACTCAGCTCGTGCGCGACCAAGCTGCCGCGATCCTGGGGCACGAGTCCGGCGATTCCATCGTGATGGAGCGCCCCTTCACGGATCTGGGCTTCGACTCGTTGATGGCGGTCGAATTCCGCGGCGCCCTGGGCTCGGCCACCGGGCTCCGGCTGCCTGCCACCGTCGTCTTCGACCACCCGACCCCGGCGGCACTGCTCGGATATCTACAGGCCGAACTGCTTCCCGAGGGCGGTGCCGTCGATCCCGACGCGATCTTCGTCGAACTGGACCGACTGGAATCCAGCATCACGCAGATGGGCGCGGAAGATTCCCGGCGCGAGCAGGTGCGGGCGCGGTTGAACGCCCTGCTCGGCGCCTGGGGCGGCACCGGCCTCGTCACCACGGGTGAAAGGGGCGGCGCAGCAGACCACGGAGCCGATCTGGAATCCGCGTCACTGGAGGAGGTATTCGGCATCATCGACGACGAATTCGATCTGTCCTGA